The Papaver somniferum cultivar HN1 chromosome 6, ASM357369v1, whole genome shotgun sequence genome segment AACCTTAAAACACTCATTCATTCGACAGTATCGGACTCACCAATAACAGCAGAATCAGTAATGTCAGTGGTGATAGGAGCAGCAGAAACAAGAGTCCAATCAGCAGGTAATGCAGGAAGTGGTGGGTAAATGGTTTTTCCACGCTTGATATCCCATGGCTGACTCTTCTTTGGTCTAGTCTTCCTGTGATGAGCAGTTCCTTTCTTTTGTGGTCTTGATGAACATTCTATCATTGGCATTGTTACTCTCCCGGTTTGGACCATCATTAGACCATTGTTAACACCAACATCTCCGATTGTTGAGTAGTTggattgctgctgctgcttaggCAATACCACTGCCCCCAATCTTGCACCGAAAATTCCAGAACAGATTGACATTTTTGCTCTCTGTCCCTCGCCTCACTCACTATCTTCAGGTCttgttatcttcttctttctcccgtTATcaatctttttatcttttcactaTCTTATTAGCCTCTCAAAGTCTCTCTATCCCCTTATCCACTCTCCAGTCCAGTCTCCACGGACCAAATGTCTGGAACCAACTCTATCTTTGTTAGAACTTGGACTGGTGTATCCAAGCCAGGCACGGTAGCAAGATGGGAaacttagggggagacccaaaaagaaaaatatactCTTTGTCATGCCCACAATTAGTTTtggataccgtgacacccataaatatttccgtgacacccataattatccgaaattattaaaactTGTCTGCATGAGGTTTACACATCCGCATGACGtggtatgcatactgtttttTCAAggataattcgttatgcatcctaatttttcaggggtataattggcaacgcaacttggatataacatatctaaaaatccgcgccttggaattttacaaattttatatcgttggaaatcttttaaagagagctacgcaacgagtacaaacaacaatatcaaatttttgtttttcacgaaaaaatcggaggtgatcatcgttttagggaaaattttcgaaaactgactgcatattcattatgcggcctccaaaaaagatgcataacacattatgcagatgcataccgaattatgcaaccattttttcgactgcataacaagttatgtatctgcataacaaagttatgcatctataactagttatgtagccattgttttggttgattttagtttgTACAGAAAAAATtggtgcataatgcgttatgcaaccatatttaaatgatgcatatcaggttatgtatccattttctcgatgcataaaagattatgcaacaattttcttgatgcataatgcattatgcagtcatattttcggatgcataacaggttatgcatccactttcatgactgcataacttgttatgtagatattattgtaggtggataacaagttatgcaaccttgttttttattggtttcaatactaa includes the following:
- the LOC113288464 gene encoding 50S ribosomal protein 6, chloroplastic-like, which codes for MSICSGIFGARLGAVVLPKQQQQSNYSTIGDVGVNNGLMMVQTGRVTMPMIECSSRPQKKGTAHHRKTRPKKSQPWDIKRGKTIYPPLPALPADWTLVSAAPITTDITDSAVIGESDTVE